A single region of the Methanococcoides sp. AM1 genome encodes:
- a CDS encoding DUF4386 domain-containing protein, translating to MEERIEKMNSYRKTATNVGVLFIFAIVMLFVGEALYKPILDSPDYLDNAYPNKTVVIIGVLLEFTGVPAVVLLSLFLFPVLKRYNEALALGYVVFRLFEAALLSVAYISKLLLVNLSQDYLSKGGVDASYFQYIGSSIQSVDHWAGTQGMIYHIVFVLGSLILYYVLFRSRLVPRFISAWGFIAAIALLTGSVMANIGMFTGLSEMGLELIFALPIAVAEIMLSIWLIVKGFDPSAIASSSAKTDTNEV from the coding sequence ATGGAAGAAAGAATTGAAAAAATGAACTCCTACAGAAAGACCGCAACGAACGTGGGCGTATTGTTCATATTTGCAATTGTTATGCTTTTTGTTGGAGAAGCTCTTTACAAACCTATTCTGGATTCTCCGGATTACCTGGACAATGCTTATCCAAACAAAACAGTTGTGATAATTGGAGTACTGCTAGAGTTTACAGGTGTTCCTGCAGTAGTTCTCCTATCATTGTTCTTGTTCCCCGTCTTAAAAAGATACAATGAAGCCTTAGCTCTGGGGTATGTTGTTTTCAGATTATTTGAGGCTGCGCTCTTAAGTGTTGCTTATATCAGTAAGTTGCTACTGGTCAATCTAAGTCAGGACTACTTAAGTAAAGGGGGAGTGGATGCTTCATATTTTCAATACATAGGCAGTTCAATACAGTCAGTAGATCATTGGGCCGGCACACAAGGGATGATCTATCATATCGTTTTTGTTTTAGGATCCTTGATCCTTTATTATGTATTGTTTAGATCAAGACTCGTTCCACGATTTATATCGGCCTGGGGTTTCATCGCTGCTATAGCTTTGTTAACCGGTTCGGTGATGGCTAATATTGGCATGTTTACCGGACTTTCGGAAATGGGATTGGAGCTTATTTTTGCCCTTCCTATCGCTGTGGCTGAGATCATGCTTTCGATATGGCTTATTGTTAAAGGGTTCGATCCATCTGCAATCGCTTCCTCGTCTGCCAAAACAGATACAAATGAAGTTTGA
- a CDS encoding VOC family protein, producing MSDNDFPAPNEGFVLTHTVIVSDVKASCEWYKKMFDGKVVMEPSADGTPCIIKVANSWIILNFGGGEPTDDKPNTTVAVKQNHDILSAFLNVRVADLQGFYESRKERGAEFITEPKDHSAEFRCYMVDPDGYLIEVGEAKPRE from the coding sequence ATGTCAGATAATGATTTTCCGGCACCGAATGAGGGGTTTGTGCTCACGCATACGGTGATAGTGAGTGATGTTAAAGCTTCGTGCGAATGGTACAAGAAAATGTTCGACGGTAAGGTGGTCATGGAGCCAAGTGCTGATGGTACCCCGTGCATCATCAAAGTGGCAAATAGTTGGATCATACTCAATTTTGGTGGCGGCGAGCCGACGGATGACAAACCCAACACTACCGTTGCTGTGAAACAAAACCATGATATCCTGAGTGCGTTCTTAAATGTACGAGTGGCTGATCTTCAAGGGTTTTATGAATCACGAAAAGAACGCGGTGCTGAGTTTATAACAGAGCCCAAAGATCACAGTGCTGAATTTCGTTGCTATATGGTAGACCCAGACGGCTACTTGATAGAAGTCGGTGAAG